In the Malaclemys terrapin pileata isolate rMalTer1 chromosome 12, rMalTer1.hap1, whole genome shotgun sequence genome, one interval contains:
- the SOX18 gene encoding transcription factor SOX-18, with amino-acid sequence MNRSEPSYCREEISQPRGGRSWGPTAAPAAEPGLAYQPTPGADSASSRTPSPEPGFGFRPGAAGGEPGALGSAPSRSPSPDPGYGYSPTSGKAEGKPGDDSRIRRPMNAFMVWAKDERKRLAQQNPDLHNAVLSKMLGQSWKALSASDKRPFVEEAERLRIQHLQDHPNYKYRPRRKKQAKKIKRMEPNILLHNLSQPCSDSFSMNHHSGSQSGHHQPPPLNHFRELHSMGSDIENYGLPTPEMSPLDVLEQTEPAFFPPHMQDDCSMIPFRGYHPHHQMEFPQEKPMGRDMALPYAQTPSHLADAMRTPHPSSMYYNQMCSGPQNVLSAHLGQLSPPPEAHHVDSVDHLNQTELWTDVDRNEFDQYLNMSRTRPETSGLPYHVSLSKVTPRSISCEESSLISALSDASSAVYYSPCITG; translated from the exons ATGAATAGATCTGAGCCTAGTTACTGCCGAGAGGAGATATCGCAACCCCGGGGCGGCCGTTCATGGGGCCCCACTGCGGCCCCCGCCGCTGAGCCCGGCCTCGCCTACCAGCCCACCCCGGGGGCAGACTCCGCTTCCAGCCGgacccccagccccgagcccggcTTTGGATTTCGCCCAGGCGCGGCGGGGGGAGAGCCAGGCGCGCTCGGGTCCGCGCCCAGCCGCTCGCCGAGCCCGGATCCCGGGTATGGATACAGCCCGACCTCGGGCAAAGCCGAGGGGAAGCCGGGGGACGACTCCCGGATCCGCCGCCCCATGAACGCCTTCATGGTCTGGGCCAAGGACGAGAGGAAGCGGCTGGCGCAGCAGAACCCGGACCTGCACAACGCGGTGCTGAGCAAGATGTTGG GCCAGTCATGGAAAGCCCTGAGCGCCAGCGACAAGCGCCCCTTCGTGGAGGAAGCGGAGAGGCTGCGAATTCAGCATCTGCAGGACCATCCCAACTACAAGTACCGCCCAAGGAGGAAGAAGCAAGCCAAGAAAATCAAGAGGATGGAACCCAATATCCTTCTCCACAACCTTTCCCAGCCGTGCAGTGACAGCTTCAGCATGAATCATCATAGTGGCAGCCAGTCTGGCCACCACCAGCCTCCCCCACTTAACCACTTCAGAGAACTCCACTCCATGGGGTCGGATATTGAAAACTATGGCTTGCCAACTCCCGAGATGTCTCCCTTGGATGTCTTGGAACAGACCGAGCCAGCGTTTTTCCCTCCTCACATGCAGGATGACTGCAGCATGATCCCCTTTAGAGGCTATCATCCCCATCACCAGATGGAGTTTCCCCAAGAGAAGCCCATGGGGCGGGACATGGCACTGCCCTATGCTCAGACCCCGTCACATTTGGCTGATGCTATGAGGACTCCCCATCCATCTAGCATGTACTACAACCAAATGTGCTCTGGACCGCAGAATGTCCTTTCTGCCCATCTGGGCCAGCTGTCACCCCCTCCTGAAGCCCATCACGTTGACAGTGTAGATCACTTAAATCAAACTGAGCTTTGGACAGATGTTGACCGCAATGAGTTTGACCAGTATTTGAACATGAGCAGGACTCGTCCTGAAACCTCAGGACTCCCTTACCATGTCTCCCTGTCCAAAGTGACTCCGAGAAGTATCTCCTGTGAGGAGAGCAGTTTGATATCTGCATTGTCTGATGCCAGCAGTGCTGTCTACTATAGTCCCTGCATCACAGGCTAG